The Candidatus Hydrogenedentota bacterium genome includes a region encoding these proteins:
- a CDS encoding Gfo/Idh/MocA family oxidoreductase translates to MKTIGIGIIGTGGWGAMHARTYAATPGVSVRAVADVAPARAEALAGACGARAYGDYRDLLADPDVEAVSVVTPDFAHEEILIAAAKAGKHILAEKPLAMTVEACERIVAGADRAGVLLMVDFHARWSPPLCKMHEAVRQGEIGDPRHVYYRLNDRIYVPTEMLSWAGRTSVLWFVGSHAIDTVRWLIGDEVCRVYGISRSGVLSGRGIPTPDFYFSTLEFRSGAVAVIENSWILPNSAPNLVDVKCELVGTKGALYMDATHNRALEKYTESDAGYPDLFVMPTIHGRQQGFAAESIRHFVECVREGRTPMVTGADGTIATKIICALEESIRAGRPVDLE, encoded by the coding sequence ATGAAAACCATCGGGATTGGCATCATAGGCACGGGCGGATGGGGCGCGATGCATGCGCGGACGTATGCGGCGACGCCGGGGGTGTCGGTGCGGGCCGTCGCGGACGTGGCCCCGGCGAGGGCCGAGGCGCTGGCCGGGGCGTGCGGGGCAAGGGCCTACGGCGATTATCGCGACTTGCTGGCGGACCCGGACGTGGAGGCCGTGTCCGTGGTGACGCCGGATTTCGCGCACGAGGAAATTCTGATCGCCGCGGCGAAAGCCGGAAAACATATTCTCGCCGAGAAGCCCCTGGCCATGACGGTCGAGGCCTGCGAACGGATTGTCGCCGGGGCGGATCGCGCCGGCGTGCTGCTGATGGTGGATTTCCATGCGCGGTGGAGTCCGCCGCTCTGCAAGATGCACGAGGCCGTCCGCCAAGGCGAGATCGGCGATCCGCGCCATGTGTATTACCGCCTGAACGACCGGATCTATGTGCCGACGGAAATGTTGTCGTGGGCCGGAAGAACGTCCGTGCTGTGGTTTGTCGGCAGCCATGCGATTGACACCGTCCGCTGGCTGATCGGCGATGAAGTCTGCCGCGTGTACGGCATTTCACGATCCGGCGTGTTGAGCGGACGCGGCATCCCAACCCCTGACTTTTATTTTTCGACGCTCGAATTCCGGTCCGGCGCGGTGGCCGTGATCGAAAATTCATGGATCCTGCCGAACTCGGCGCCGAACCTCGTGGACGTGAAATGCGAACTGGTCGGAACGAAAGGCGCGCTTTACATGGATGCCACCCATAACCGCGCGCTGGAGAAATACACGGAATCGGACGCGGGCTACCCCGATCTCTTTGTCATGCCGACGATCCACGGACGCCAGCAGGGCTTTGCCGCTGAAAGCATCCGGCACTTTGTCGAATGCGTCCGCGAGGGAAGGACGCCGATGGTCACCGGGGCCGACGGCACAATCGCCACGAAAATCATTTGCGCCCTGGAGGAATCCATCCGTGCCGGCCGGCCGGTGGATCTGGAATAG
- a CDS encoding alginate export family protein gives MLRFAVTGIGCVLLAASFAAFAELQEVRTGGLLRIRGIYQGGLIPNSDNFVAQRTRLHAHAVFSENVSAFIEFDAYNAWGEDFRSDYLAGLDRRPADGNGVNVYQAYVNIEEIAGTPLHLRLGRQEIVLGDGWLIGNNEDKLAFTGLSFDAAHLTYVTEKVTAGALYARLAQGPPMGAEGSVDLYSAYVNYTPGDPFSLLGYWIFIHDAFQPAPGFDTTNLHTIGFNASGETGRFDYTAEAAYQFGEAERAGFDFDDSNASFDNWAATAEVGYTFEGAWEPRLSLGADYFGGEDRRDEPGRASVSFNRLFSNVEYVYLDSTELSNCWLIHAGVEAAPLEKWTISATLYHLEAVDNGVSGSGDLGWETGLLATYEYSKDLAFEMAWYHWFRGSGVEDGLLAVGNGFDTTDGCYADHVDYFYIEAKVTF, from the coding sequence ATGCTTCGGTTTGCGGTAACGGGCATCGGATGCGTATTGCTCGCGGCTTCGTTCGCGGCCTTCGCGGAATTGCAGGAGGTGCGGACCGGCGGATTGCTGCGCATTCGCGGCATCTACCAGGGCGGTCTGATTCCGAACAGCGACAACTTCGTCGCGCAACGAACCCGGCTGCACGCGCATGCGGTTTTCAGCGAGAACGTGTCCGCCTTCATTGAATTCGACGCCTATAACGCATGGGGCGAGGATTTCCGATCCGATTATCTCGCAGGATTGGATCGGCGTCCCGCGGACGGAAACGGCGTCAACGTGTATCAGGCCTACGTCAACATCGAAGAGATCGCCGGCACGCCGCTCCACTTGCGTCTCGGACGCCAAGAGATCGTTCTGGGCGACGGCTGGCTCATCGGCAACAACGAGGACAAACTCGCGTTTACGGGCTTGTCCTTCGACGCCGCGCATCTCACGTACGTTACGGAGAAAGTGACGGCCGGCGCGTTGTATGCCCGGCTGGCGCAAGGTCCGCCGATGGGCGCCGAAGGCAGCGTTGACCTGTACTCGGCCTATGTGAACTACACGCCCGGCGACCCGTTCTCGCTGCTGGGTTACTGGATATTCATCCACGACGCGTTCCAGCCCGCGCCGGGTTTCGACACGACGAATCTGCACACGATTGGATTCAACGCGAGCGGCGAGACGGGCCGTTTCGACTATACCGCCGAAGCGGCGTATCAATTCGGGGAGGCGGAACGCGCCGGATTTGATTTCGATGATTCCAATGCCTCCTTTGATAATTGGGCCGCAACCGCCGAGGTCGGATATACCTTCGAGGGCGCATGGGAGCCGCGCCTGTCGCTTGGCGCGGACTATTTCGGCGGAGAAGACCGCCGCGACGAGCCGGGGCGCGCAAGCGTCAGTTTCAACCGCCTTTTTTCCAATGTGGAATACGTTTACCTGGACAGCACCGAATTGAGCAATTGCTGGCTGATCCATGCAGGTGTCGAAGCCGCCCCCTTGGAGAAATGGACGATTTCGGCCACGCTGTACCATCTGGAGGCGGTGGATAATGGCGTGTCGGGCAGCGGCGATCTGGGATGGGAAACGGGGCTCCTGGCGACCTATGAATATTCAAAGGATCTCGCGTTCGAGATGGCATGGTATCACTGGTTCCGAGGCAGCGGAGTCGAGGACGGCCTCTTGGCCGTCGGCAATGGTTTCGACACGACGGATGGCTGCTATGCGGATCATGTGGATTATTTCTATATCGAGGCGAAAGTGACTTTTTAG
- a CDS encoding M23 family metallopeptidase — translation MPRRSMAGMAAVFCLMAISVSGCATRRPEPLARPKKSPLIIPLDPPLYTVTSPFGERQGGFHQGMDLQASKDTPVLAAAAGTVVFSGKERGYGRIVKLDHGNGLMTAYAHLSSSCVNVRDVVRQGDRIGRVGASGNATAPHLHFEVHVNGHPVNPAPYIAR, via the coding sequence ATGCCACGGCGCAGTATGGCGGGCATGGCGGCGGTTTTCTGCCTGATGGCGATATCCGTGTCCGGCTGCGCGACGCGGCGTCCGGAACCCCTTGCCCGTCCTAAAAAGTCCCCGTTGATCATTCCCTTGGATCCGCCCCTTTACACTGTCACATCGCCTTTTGGAGAACGGCAGGGCGGTTTTCACCAGGGCATGGACCTGCAAGCATCCAAGGATACGCCCGTTTTGGCCGCGGCGGCCGGCACGGTCGTTTTTTCGGGAAAAGAGCGCGGATACGGCCGCATCGTCAAGTTGGATCACGGCAACGGCCTGATGACGGCGTATGCGCATCTGTCGTCGTCGTGCGTCAACGTGCGCGATGTTGTCCGGCAGGGCGACCGAATCGGGCGCGTGGGCGCATCGGGGAACGCGACCGCCCCCCACTTGCATTTTGAAGTACATGTAAACGGGCATCCCGTCAACCCGGCGCCCTATATTGCGCGATAA
- the raiA gene encoding ribosome-associated translation inhibitor RaiA — MKVVFTGRHMELTDALKSYIEAGLQKLKIHFDRVSTADVILSVEKHRHIAEINIHVNSMRIHSKESSPDMYASVDAVLTKLDKQVRKYKDRINKHQPRVGKENLGYHHQIIESIPENEDSPQNETQQRHRVILREKLTMKPMSVDEAVLQFDLVDDQFLVFSNADTHQVNVLYSRDDGTYGLIEPQF, encoded by the coding sequence ATGAAAGTCGTTTTTACAGGCCGTCACATGGAATTGACGGATGCGCTTAAGTCCTATATCGAGGCGGGTTTACAGAAATTAAAGATACATTTCGACCGGGTCAGCACGGCGGATGTCATTCTTTCGGTCGAAAAACACCGGCATATTGCGGAAATCAATATTCATGTGAACAGCATGCGAATCCACAGCAAGGAATCGTCGCCGGATATGTACGCCTCCGTTGACGCCGTGCTGACCAAACTGGACAAGCAAGTCCGCAAATACAAGGATCGCATCAACAAGCATCAACCGCGGGTGGGCAAAGAAAACCTGGGATACCACCATCAGATTATCGAATCCATCCCCGAAAACGAGGATTCCCCGCAGAACGAAACCCAGCAGCGGCATAGGGTCATTCTGCGCGAAAAACTGACGATGAAGCCGATGAGCGTGGACGAGGCTGTGCTTCAATTCGACCTTGTGGATGACCAATTTCTGGTTTTTTCGAATGCGGATACCCATCAGGTCAATGTCCTGTATTCACGGGATGACGGCACATACGGATTGATAGAGCCGCAGTTTTAG
- the hprK gene encoding HPr(Ser) kinase/phosphatase has protein sequence MDIQNLPVNRKKSIAVARLFERMAEDLDLEVLAGFQGMGRPVLISDINRPGLALSGYLDYFASDRIQVLGNTEIHYMEDLTTAELQSRLEGLFSFEIPAFLLSRRLEPRPLFLDMCNRRGVPVLRSSSTTDHVITRTILFLADEFSPETSIHGTALDCYGVGCIIVGAPGVGKSETALELVERGHRLVADDMVFLRRSREAYLFAETNPVIEHHMEIRGVGIIDVKSIYGVGHVRNSKRISLIIELEEWKKDSEYDRTGLKEEHVEILGVKIPHLLIPVRPGRNIAIIIEVAALNHRLKELGVHPAVEFNKRLLTLMSENN, from the coding sequence ATGGACATACAAAATCTGCCGGTAAACCGAAAGAAGAGCATCGCGGTGGCGCGGCTTTTCGAGCGCATGGCGGAAGACCTCGATCTGGAGGTGCTGGCGGGTTTTCAGGGAATGGGGCGGCCGGTTTTGATTTCCGACATCAACCGGCCGGGGTTGGCGCTCAGCGGCTACCTCGACTATTTTGCCAGCGACCGAATCCAAGTGCTGGGCAACACGGAAATTCACTACATGGAAGACCTGACGACCGCCGAATTGCAGTCCCGGCTGGAAGGCCTTTTTTCCTTTGAAATTCCGGCTTTTCTGCTGTCACGGCGTTTGGAACCCCGCCCGCTGTTTCTCGACATGTGCAACCGCCGGGGCGTGCCGGTTTTGCGGTCGTCGAGCACGACCGATCACGTGATCACGCGCACCATCCTGTTCCTGGCCGACGAATTCTCACCCGAAACCAGCATTCACGGCACCGCGCTGGACTGTTACGGCGTGGGTTGCATCATCGTCGGCGCTCCAGGCGTGGGGAAAAGCGAAACCGCGCTTGAACTGGTTGAACGGGGACACCGGCTCGTGGCCGATGACATGGTGTTCCTGCGCCGCAGTCGCGAGGCCTATCTTTTCGCCGAGACAAACCCGGTCATCGAGCATCACATGGAAATACGCGGAGTCGGCATTATTGACGTCAAGAGCATCTACGGCGTCGGGCATGTACGCAACTCGAAACGGATTAGCCTTATCATTGAACTCGAGGAATGGAAAAAAGATTCCGAATACGACCGGACCGGTCTCAAGGAAGAGCATGTGGAAATTCTCGGCGTCAAAATACCGCATCTCCTGATTCCCGTGCGGCCCGGACGCAACATCGCCATCATCATCGAGGTCGCCGCGCTCAATCACCGCCTCAAGGAACTCGGCGTCCACCCCGCCGTCGAATTCAACAAACGCCTCCTCACCCTCATGTCCGAAAATAATTGA
- a CDS encoding DUF1926 domain-containing protein has translation MKRINLIFGSHSHQPVGNFEDVFEMAYEKAYRPFMDVLERYPAVHVTQHYTGPLFDWFLKHRPDFIERLAAAVKAGQIEIMGGGYYEPLLCAIPERDALAQIERMNTFCLEHFGEAPKGMWLAERVWEPHMPRTLQAAGITYTAVDDSHFLCSGLAPDEMFGYYVTEDEGRAVNVFPILERLRYLIPFHQVKESLAFLEEHATEDGLRCAVIHDDGEKFGVWPETHRSVYEEGWLEEFFEALSENREWLHCLTYSQYMAKAPAIGRVYLPTASYKEMMEWALPTPMHKRLKRILKEIEGDASRSDEYKLFLRGSFWRNFLSKYPEANNIQKRMLRVSARLERLSRRKDARIGEARRLLHQGQCNCAYWHGVFGGLYLNHLRTALYEKLIAADALLDRVEHKNENWVSCETLDFDADGHEEAILENSRLLLGFSARDGGALFEWDYKPKPFNFGNTLSRREEEYHELLRSGRVQIGEEGKGEHSIHELVRAKEAGLDEYLVYDAYRRSSLRDHFLPEGIEPRALWKGAYDEMGDFATGAYRLETSRDTVTLVRDGVVRAQGEFPICVRKTVQLCPRASEFEIRYDLVQSGSDVLSVCFGIEWAVNLLSGSAFDRYYRSDDRDLKYAKLGEMGRDDGLTHIALRDDWQHIECAWRFDRPANVFRFAIETVSQSENGQERVYQGSVVIPCWPLVMRPGKRTTIELTAAVLQTE, from the coding sequence ATGAAGCGCATCAACCTGATATTCGGGAGCCACTCGCACCAACCCGTGGGGAATTTCGAGGACGTGTTCGAGATGGCTTACGAAAAGGCCTATCGTCCATTCATGGACGTGCTCGAACGGTATCCCGCCGTGCACGTGACACAGCATTACACAGGACCGTTGTTTGACTGGTTCCTGAAACATCGTCCCGACTTCATTGAACGACTGGCGGCGGCTGTGAAGGCCGGACAGATCGAAATCATGGGCGGCGGATATTACGAGCCCCTGCTGTGCGCGATACCCGAACGCGATGCCCTCGCGCAAATCGAACGCATGAACACATTCTGCCTCGAACATTTTGGGGAAGCGCCGAAGGGCATGTGGCTGGCGGAACGCGTATGGGAACCCCACATGCCGCGCACGCTGCAGGCGGCGGGCATCACATATACGGCGGTGGACGACTCGCATTTTCTGTGCAGTGGCCTTGCGCCGGACGAGATGTTCGGCTATTACGTGACGGAAGACGAAGGCCGGGCCGTCAATGTCTTCCCCATACTCGAACGGTTGCGTTATCTCATCCCCTTTCATCAGGTCAAGGAATCGCTTGCGTTTCTTGAAGAGCACGCCACGGAAGACGGCCTGCGGTGCGCGGTCATCCACGACGACGGCGAGAAGTTCGGCGTGTGGCCGGAAACGCATCGCAGCGTCTACGAGGAAGGCTGGCTGGAAGAATTCTTCGAGGCCCTCTCGGAAAACAGGGAATGGCTGCATTGCCTTACCTACTCGCAATACATGGCCAAGGCCCCGGCCATCGGGCGCGTGTATTTGCCCACCGCTTCGTATAAGGAAATGATGGAATGGGCCCTGCCGACGCCCATGCATAAGCGCCTCAAGCGCATTCTCAAAGAAATCGAAGGGGACGCGTCGCGGTCGGACGAATACAAGTTGTTCCTGCGAGGCAGTTTCTGGCGCAATTTTCTGTCGAAATATCCCGAAGCCAACAACATCCAAAAACGGATGTTGCGCGTAAGCGCCCGGCTCGAACGCCTGTCCCGCCGGAAAGACGCCCGTATCGGGGAAGCGCGCCGTTTATTGCACCAGGGTCAATGCAATTGCGCCTACTGGCATGGCGTGTTCGGCGGATTGTACCTGAACCATCTCCGGACGGCGCTTTACGAAAAGTTGATCGCGGCGGACGCCCTGCTGGATCGCGTCGAACATAAGAATGAAAACTGGGTGTCCTGTGAAACACTCGATTTCGACGCGGACGGACACGAAGAGGCCATACTCGAAAACAGTCGGCTCCTGCTGGGATTCAGCGCGCGCGACGGGGGCGCGTTGTTCGAATGGGATTACAAGCCCAAGCCCTTCAACTTCGGCAACACGCTCAGCCGCCGCGAGGAGGAATATCACGAACTCTTGCGATCGGGCCGGGTGCAGATCGGCGAAGAAGGGAAAGGCGAGCACAGCATTCACGAACTCGTGCGGGCGAAGGAAGCCGGACTCGACGAATACCTGGTATACGACGCCTACCGGCGGTCGTCGTTGCGCGACCATTTCCTGCCCGAAGGCATTGAGCCGCGCGCATTGTGGAAGGGCGCGTACGACGAAATGGGCGATTTTGCCACGGGTGCGTATCGTTTGGAAACGTCCAGGGACACGGTTACTCTTGTTCGCGACGGCGTGGTGCGGGCACAGGGAGAATTTCCGATTTGCGTCCGAAAAACCGTCCAGTTGTGTCCGCGTGCATCCGAATTTGAGATCCGCTATGATCTGGTCCAGTCGGGTAGTGACGTGTTGTCGGTGTGTTTCGGCATCGAGTGGGCCGTAAACCTGCTCAGCGGTTCGGCGTTCGACCGGTACTACCGGTCCGACGATCGCGATTTGAAGTATGCAAAACTCGGCGAAATGGGCCGGGACGACGGATTGACGCATATCGCGTTGCGCGACGATTGGCAGCATATCGAGTGCGCATGGCGGTTTGATCGTCCCGCGAATGTATTTCGCTTTGCGATTGAAACGGTCAGCCAGTCGGAAAATGGACAGGAGCGCGTCTACCAAGGCAGCGTGGTTATCCCATGTTGGCCGTTGGTCATGCGACCCGGCAAGCGCACGACGATCGAATTGACGGCCGCCGTGCTCCAAACGGAGTGA
- a CDS encoding HPr family phosphocarrier protein produces the protein MEELREEVLIVNKLGMHARPAAKLVQTALRFNSDIHLQSNSHMVNAKSIMGLLTLAAAQGSRVTLICRGSDAREAMDAVKELFASGFGED, from the coding sequence ATGGAAGAATTACGGGAAGAAGTGTTGATCGTGAACAAGTTGGGCATGCACGCCCGGCCCGCCGCGAAACTGGTGCAAACGGCGCTTCGCTTCAACAGCGATATCCATTTGCAGTCAAACAGCCACATGGTCAATGCCAAGAGCATCATGGGCCTGTTGACGCTTGCCGCCGCGCAGGGCAGTCGTGTCACGCTTATTTGCCGTGGATCGGACGCGCGGGAAGCCATGGATGCGGTCAAAGAACTGTTCGCATCGGGCTTCGGCGAGGATTGA
- the ptsP gene encoding phosphoenolpyruvate--protein phosphotransferase produces the protein MEIVLRGIGVSPGIGIGPALPFDVHSIEVPRYSIDDVTAEMRRFQTAVETVRKDLKRLHKQTVHAIGERHGDIFTAHLLLLDDVAMHEEIEARLGKERLNVEFLLNDLIERYTKVMKTIEDPRFRERTNDLLDVGNRILGKLLNHERASLEHIHPPSVVVAHDLSPSDTANIDVPNALAIATDVGGPTSHTAILARALEIPAVVGLRYIGAHVKPGDTIIVDGANGYAIVRPEPGTLAEYAEEKERAERRRHALLQVEDKRGCVTLDGQEIPLLANIELPVEIASCLRVKAYGVGLYRTEYLFLNKNTLPTEEEQYHAYAQAAAALNPLPVTLRTLDLGGDKLASSLQLSPELNPQLGWRAIRFCLERPDIFKAQLRAILRASVHGNVRILFPLVSGIEEIRRIKQVLEEVREDLADRNVPFRKHIPIGSMIEVPSAVIVADVLARECDFFSIGTNDLIQYSLAVDRVNEKIAHLYEPAHPAIVRMLRDTIRAAKAAGIPCSLCGEMAGDPLFTELLIGLGIDSLSMSSVAIPAVHAEIANTSLTMAKRLANRVLGATTVGEVRQILEERFKKKGALERYLSRFGPQQAK, from the coding sequence GTGGAAATCGTACTGCGAGGCATAGGCGTTTCGCCGGGCATTGGAATAGGCCCGGCGCTCCCCTTCGACGTTCACTCGATCGAGGTTCCTCGCTATTCCATTGACGATGTCACCGCCGAAATGCGTCGTTTCCAGACGGCCGTCGAAACCGTCCGCAAGGATCTCAAACGCCTTCATAAACAGACCGTTCATGCCATTGGCGAGCGGCATGGCGATATCTTTACGGCGCATCTTTTACTCCTGGACGATGTCGCCATGCACGAGGAAATCGAGGCGCGACTGGGCAAGGAGCGCCTCAATGTGGAATTTCTGCTCAATGACCTGATTGAACGGTATACGAAGGTCATGAAAACCATCGAGGATCCGCGTTTTCGCGAGCGGACAAACGACCTGCTCGACGTCGGCAACCGAATTCTCGGCAAACTGCTCAACCACGAACGGGCCTCGCTGGAGCACATCCACCCGCCCAGTGTCGTCGTGGCGCATGATCTGTCACCGTCGGACACCGCCAACATTGACGTACCCAATGCGCTCGCCATCGCGACGGATGTCGGCGGCCCGACTTCTCACACGGCGATTCTGGCGCGTGCGCTCGAAATTCCGGCTGTGGTGGGCTTGCGTTACATCGGGGCGCATGTAAAGCCCGGCGACACAATCATCGTGGATGGCGCAAATGGGTACGCGATTGTACGCCCCGAACCGGGGACGCTGGCCGAGTATGCCGAAGAAAAGGAACGCGCTGAACGCCGGCGTCACGCCCTGTTGCAGGTTGAAGACAAACGGGGCTGCGTGACGCTTGACGGCCAGGAGATACCGCTTCTGGCCAATATCGAACTGCCCGTGGAAATTGCATCGTGCCTGCGCGTCAAGGCGTACGGGGTCGGCTTGTATCGCACCGAATACCTGTTTCTGAACAAGAACACGCTGCCGACGGAAGAAGAACAATATCACGCCTATGCCCAGGCCGCCGCCGCGCTGAATCCGTTGCCGGTCACGTTGCGCACGCTGGACCTCGGAGGGGACAAACTGGCGTCGAGCCTGCAACTTTCGCCCGAACTCAACCCGCAACTCGGCTGGCGGGCCATCCGTTTTTGTCTCGAACGCCCCGACATTTTCAAGGCGCAACTGCGCGCCATCCTTCGCGCCAGCGTGCATGGCAATGTGCGGATTCTTTTTCCCCTGGTCAGCGGCATCGAGGAGATCCGGCGCATCAAGCAGGTGCTCGAAGAAGTCCGCGAGGACTTGGCGGATCGAAATGTGCCTTTCCGCAAGCACATACCGATCGGATCCATGATCGAAGTGCCGTCTGCGGTTATCGTGGCCGACGTGCTCGCGCGCGAGTGCGATTTCTTCAGCATCGGCACCAACGATCTGATCCAATACTCGCTCGCCGTGGACCGCGTCAACGAAAAGATCGCCCATCTCTACGAACCGGCCCATCCTGCCATCGTGCGCATGTTGCGCGACACCATCCGCGCCGCCAAGGCGGCGGGGATTCCGTGCAGCCTGTGCGGGGAAATGGCCGGCGATCCCTTGTTCACCGAATTGCTGATAGGGCTTGGCATTGATTCCCTGAGCATGTCGTCCGTGGCCATCCCGGCGGTCCACGCCGAAATCGCCAATACAAGCCTGACCATGGCCAAGCGGCTTGCCAACCGCGTGCTTGGGGCGACCACGGTCGGCGAAGTGCGCCAAATACTCGAGGAACGCTTCAAGAAAAAGGGCGCCTTGGAGCGGTACCTGTCCCGCTTCGGCCCGCAGCAGGCCAAGTAA
- the dxr gene encoding 1-deoxy-D-xylulose-5-phosphate reductoisomerase has translation MANAAPLRVSILGSTGSIGRSALDVVRQYPDRFEVIGLAAHANMALLARQIAEFRPAYAAITGPHAADFDCPSGVEMQIGPQALSWLASIPADVAVCSVVGAAGLRPALAAIDAGSRLALANKEPMVMAGRLIMARAEKCGVPVIPVDSEHNAIFQCLAGHRAEDVRCVHLTASGGPFYGRPRETLRGVTPEEATRHPTWDMGAKISVDSATLMNKGLEVIEAMHLFRLPRSKIEVIIHPQSVVHSLVEFCDGSILGHFGVTDMRLPIAFALAWPERVECPVGRLDLAAVRELTFAAPDVAAFPCLGMALDAAAEGGTAPAILNAANEVAVEAFCQGHIAFLDIEEVVRRVLNASVFEPDTDLETVEQADARAREAARRVAANIGNMRNSHAVV, from the coding sequence ATGGCAAACGCGGCCCCCCTAAGGGTGAGCATCCTCGGTTCGACGGGATCCATCGGGCGCAGCGCGCTGGATGTCGTTCGGCAGTACCCGGATCGTTTCGAAGTCATCGGCCTCGCCGCACATGCCAACATGGCCTTGCTTGCCCGCCAGATCGCCGAATTTCGACCGGCCTATGCGGCCATAACGGGACCCCATGCGGCCGATTTCGATTGTCCATCCGGTGTTGAAATGCAAATCGGTCCCCAAGCCTTGTCATGGTTGGCTTCGATTCCGGCAGATGTCGCCGTGTGCAGCGTGGTGGGCGCGGCCGGACTGCGCCCCGCCTTGGCCGCCATTGACGCGGGCAGCCGTCTTGCCCTCGCCAACAAGGAGCCGATGGTCATGGCGGGCCGCCTCATCATGGCCCGCGCGGAAAAATGCGGCGTGCCGGTAATTCCGGTGGACAGCGAACACAACGCCATCTTCCAGTGTCTGGCCGGTCATCGCGCCGAGGATGTCCGGTGCGTCCATCTCACCGCTTCCGGCGGACCCTTTTACGGGCGCCCGCGCGAAACCTTGCGCGGTGTCACACCGGAAGAGGCCACGCGCCATCCGACCTGGGACATGGGCGCGAAGATCAGCGTGGACTCCGCGACGCTCATGAACAAAGGCCTCGAAGTAATCGAGGCGATGCACCTTTTCCGTCTGCCGCGATCGAAAATCGAGGTTATCATTCATCCCCAAAGCGTCGTGCACAGCCTCGTCGAGTTCTGCGACGGGAGTATTCTCGGCCATTTCGGCGTTACCGACATGAGGCTTCCCATCGCATTCGCGTTGGCATGGCCGGAACGTGTAGAATGCCCGGTGGGCAGGCTGGATTTGGCGGCCGTTCGCGAACTGACGTTTGCCGCACCGGATGTGGCGGCGTTTCCCTGCCTCGGCATGGCGCTAGACGCCGCCGCCGAAGGCGGAACCGCGCCGGCCATCCTCAATGCGGCCAACGAAGTCGCCGTGGAGGCCTTTTGTCAAGGGCACATAGCATTTCTGGACATTGAAGAAGTGGTTCGGCGGGTCTTGAACGCGTCCGTGTTCGAGCCCGACACGGATTTGGAGACTGTCGAACAGGCCGATGCACGGGCACGCGAAGCGGCGCGAAGAGTGGCCGCGAACATAGGCAATATGAGAAATTCCCATGCTGTTGTTTGA